Proteins encoded within one genomic window of Besnoitia besnoiti strain Bb-Ger1 chromosome II, whole genome shotgun sequence:
- a CDS encoding hypothetical protein (encoded by transcript BESB_037660): protein MPALLRKRPVSQSLGAARLWLAADAEMTRRDDAEAGWDAEEPERGRQSASPAAIPLQGENDSLVEKKELAVCRRPWEAPTTRPDSCLVEAQWSGSDPRESTRRQRPRLGPHLRQTQKCRTPQPADSHHRSPSADAASPASFATTLAGSGPSSVSSLSASYSSPFAALFLASSSPVASFFPPSSCPAASPPGAGLLGPSCSESASLPASPCSCFSPSSPCWSPPPSSAVCFPSPSSASRLSASALSLAVSKPRLPALSGALGQLGASAAASYVPRALCFAGFTDFPAFVSLASARLVSVAPSMVWRCLSAVVSLLMSLCMRTLGPVCRTDRPRRTAPPPSGRGRAVASLSSVLRLCLLVSSGALMFAEPEGASAVAVQRGRGLYSQGSCGSVPHERQDFVSFSATPRGFSRLGNGFAQGLRSRLASSAPPSAFDPSPLRSALSFISSFSSSCVLNPGRGILEDAPEDTSASPWAAAARGSRSSLSSHQRRASLRLSRAAASSGIPSPRSSPALRADTPLGSPGDEGEEPLEGRSRYPASGRQRQASLEPQPFVRSLAGGGRASWSALFSARAPDSSGAADAEAEALHRSAGLEVWGEMLPLGAASSLVASGWLSSSSSGADDAASRTPPGQGRAPAISSELRHSAGESPLAPRYIAQLPSGEALLAQRHATLSASYLAGHREAFLRKEAAKGWMERLREREAFRRGLRFLSLPLDTILFYLVVSPSDGLMFLQDGGPYLLLQHLELQRQRSQAGLAALPAASPAVDLYDLRYAHHCVRQKVCQAALRLRAQLEDQLLERETERAMTAAAREVSGEGAWTADAQDTGEKKTLETVDGGVRGYYRLACRLVDQFFAALYARLPSRRGSERRDAALGDAGLLGQDFEGAGEDRTADALARAATASSEATEARLVPDGRGGRGSSQQEEEREKERAHKFRRTTMRIKRIWEAYRNQLFSEEELPPFERLEVLWNDHVSPLVELQEAQGVRNSPHAGASPSPPLSGDQEGSRTALVLRLPSLVFHSALADHEDLEEAEVALKWATLKAMLRLYELLCPDAYTLAGGTDVEALRRALKKKTDKIVEAERQAHARGVAALGEGALDTSEEDEAIAAATTPAGLVSSASLRRKRLKVLESLEDQEKRERERQQKARLEQPPLVASSPFDRDRRPEEKELLFPFEWLDGPWLDSVLARAQEKRLLGSWLGGAARRHSGSADLFEHLLRSQASLSPAEALRFVAAFLRRYPRRPGLSEVQATTALRASEAEARDREQEQSRGGERGDRGRAPSRASKPPSPHDEEDGEGVFPVQQRALAGALLVGALDRAAGIIEPISSRLHAQIVSVGRQLVHLRERVEEGRGKSFLDLHREDQQKRGDERRKRRRAQGLEADEKRSAETADEFLLQAEEKRGGDGFLESQQKLLLQQLVRQQDEQSELLNLVERQLIAGVFLFLDEAVRFLRPSETSAALDLAALSSSYSPEEMERSKSRSGETLRGESNLLLDTNRVLQTFVETQLFIYDVFRSLRVVLHQQKEEAQALQKSLHSAGEPRPQDGTEREAASRGARALADEPVRRVPFPSLASLRGRQGAEDAPGESPVEDVDGDDSSPEANGDSSTPLGAQSADVSWPPSATLEPSEVPQFVENLVDFYRRELFDDMLPSGLQLRLASHLHDISAVAYLPTLAPRIHPLAIPVHAVSAAIGETGGRPWHMQWMVYIHEAIRDPALLGKFHMGCRVSDLWSAVDSVVSFAPQPAGSSRARPHGSTAASPFGCFPAHGFLSFGLTVSAAYAVLTALFDIWKRTALTPRLPFAAQGDLGDAGGSSPSLGSASPTPSVSPPPGTGDSGTTTGGSGQSLEVSPEMAEAQRKAAAALEAREVAAERHMHPVGCCQGLRKWLWIRRLSEENGWPFYVSLFRNEMTSDVAAPDSQAEAVAALTPWLKQEEEELLLQGCADERERQVLKKTLQPQAAGAPAAASSLFARLVANGLTPARAACVFAGLVRRASHAPSLPHVFPASHVPLNYDPRSQCPYGEAVETARKLQKGVDYDASAASDELSRLRAGPDQDDEEEEQRFGRDTGPTTEKTLTPAQAAAAMARAGNGQQAAKAERQGMFPALYNHWREGKTLSRAAAYALWGRARFEAAAAAGAAASGPEVLNEEERKAEGEISLWQVKASEKRIKDAAEAAFRLRLREAATKGPVHSDECINSPAFLCRISPPVGAVAPSENVDTEAGKQPERQQYSSLLHKHTADFLTDMVLVDHQLEHARRMRAIRALAATRSGGDCPEVFEQLIGDAVQQTGVDSQVLRNSFAKEDLEQLSLGTEVEKSAAKEGKKRLDDCRAEVEAGRQLTRLHGREKEAAAKALFHYFNLKAFNRSLPPDTRIHFSDDLTEHSEGVTLHPTLSNYQLNMSDFREPPAIRLAGSIRTIPVLAHALLQQCVLLATYCYDVPSKLHLAPPPSVARYLWQYLPPGKAQQKHFAPPPPSGCFANPTHPHLPPSGRTGSTRAVTPLPASFSDKPPSIASLVNFASQVPALMQQQQSLGAACRELGNPGDAKHDDSLQNRVMAKAKEAAASFSRIEKEFEEGQEDAQSHRLLYSQKAGPQSESVGPGGAGNISQHADAEKDICVEAANAVRAAASDPTGTSGEGGGEETGADAVLDAIKQEKVQELQQSLMKLALDERWPFYIEAPGTTKPAVQPTAASETHSTERIGGHPQSPPDWQQLLTADEMLKVLKYAVVDREGVASPSLYSDLILSGACSTDRAMQIMEMQIAFNGHPPRFSFHVAVPLALRDTHLLPTTTMVRMPRIYKPP, encoded by the exons ATGCCGGCTCTCCTCCGCAAACGCCCGGTTTCGCAGAGTcttggcgcggcgcggctctggctggcagcagacgccgaaaTGACGCGCAGGGATGATGCGGAAGCGGGCTGGGATGCTGAGGAACCGGAGAGAGGGCGGCAGTCCGCGAGTCCTGCGGCCATCCCTCTGCAAGGCGAGAACGACTCACTCGTTGAGAAGAAAGAGctcgctgtctgccgcaGGCCTTGGGAAGCACCCACGACGAGGCCTGACTCGTGCTTGGTCGAAGCGCAgtggagcggcagcgacccACGAGAAAGCacgcgacgacagcgaccCCGTTTAGGTCCTCATCTaagacagacgcagaaatGCCGCACTCCACAGCCGGCCGACAGTCACCATCGGTCTccctccgcggacgcggcgtcCCCAGCTTCTTTTGCGACGACCCTCGCGGGCTCCGGGCCTTCCTcagtctcttcgctctccgcgtcctaCTCCTCTCCTTTCGCCGCTTTGTTCcttgcttcttcctctcccgtTGCCAGTTTCTTTCCTCCATCCTCTTgtcctgcggcctcgccgcccgggGCAGGCCTCCTGGGTCCCTCTTGCTCTGAGTCAGCGTCACTGCCTGCTTCACCTTGCAGTTGTTTTTCACCGTCCTCTCCATGTtggtctcctccgccgtcatCGGCAGTTTGTTttccgtctccctcgtctgcgtcgaggctctccgcctctgcgctctcaCTTGCAGTGTCGAagcctcgtctgcctgcgctcTCCGGGGCGCTTGGCCAGCTGGGCGCttcggctgccgcctcttATGTTCCGCGCGCTTTATGTTTTGCCGGGTTCACTGACTTTCCGGCATTTGTTTCACTCGCTTCTGCACGGTTGGTGTCGGTTGCGCCTTCGATGGTCTGGCggtgcctctccgccgttGTGTCTCTTCTTATGTcgctctgcatgcggacTCTGGGTCCTGTCTGCCGCACCGATCGGCCCCGTCGcacggctccgccgccgagcggtCGCGGGAGGGCTGTTGCTTCCCTTTCGTccgttctgcgtctctgcctgtTGGTGTCGAGTGGTGCGTTGATGTTTGCGGAGCCGGAGGGCGCCTCAGCGGTGGCGGttcagcgcggccgcgggcttTACTCTCAGGGGTCATGCGGGAGTGTGCCGCACGAACGTCAGGACTTTGTGTCTTTTTCGGCAACTCCGCGGGGCTTTTCTCGACTTGGAAATGGATTCGCTCAAGGGCTCAGGTctcgtctcgcctcttctgcgcctccgtccgCGTTTGAcccgtcgcctctccgctccgcTCTGTCGTTCATAAGTTCTTTTTCTTCCAGTTGCGTCCTGAACCCCGGCCGAGGCATTCTCGAGGACGCCCCAGAGGATacgagcgcgtcgccctgggctgcagcggcgagagggagccgcagcagcctctcgTCGCATCaacgccgcgcgagtctgcgcctgtcgcgcgccgcggctagCAGCGGCATTCCGTCGCCTCGGTCGTCGCCCGCTCTCAGGGCCGACACGCCGCTGGGCTCCCCCGGAGACGAGGGTGAGGAGCCGCTCGAGGGCCGCTCGCGATATCCCGCATCTGggcggcagagacaggccTCGCTTGAACCACAGCCCTTCGTCCGCtcgctggcgggcggcggtcgcgcgtcTTGGTCGgcgctcttctctgcgcgtgcACCAGACTCTTCGGGAgcggccgacgcggaggcagaggcccTCCATCGTTCCGCAGGCCTTGAGGTCTGGGGCGAGATGCTTCCCTTGGgagcggcctcctcgctggtCGCCTCGGGCTggctctcgtcgtcgtcctccggcgcagacgacgcagcgtcGCGGACGCCCCCGGGCCaagggcgcgcgccggcgatcTCCTCTGAACTCCGCCACAGCGCGGGAGagtcgcctctggcgccgcgctaCATCGCACAGCTGCCCtcgggcgaggcgcttcttGCTCAGCGGCACGCGACGCTGTCCGCCTCATATCTCGCGGGTCACCGCGAGGCGTTCCTGCGCAAGGAAGCCGCGAAGGGTTGGATggagcgcctgcgggagagagaggcctttcgccgcggcctgcgcttcctgtcgctgccgctggacACCATCCTCTTTTACCTGGTCGTCTCGCCGTCGGACGGCCTGATGTTCCTTCAAGATGGAGGGCCCtatctgctgctgcagcacctcGAGCTTCAGAGGCAGCGGTCGCAGGccgggctcgcggcgctcccggccgcctcgcccgcagtCGATCTGTACGACTTGCGCTACGCGCACCACTGCGTCAGGCAGAAAGTCTGTcaggcggcgcttcggctgcgcgcgcagctcgaagaCCAGCTCCTGGAGCGCGAGACAGAGCGCGCGATGACGgccgcagcccgcgaggtctccggcgagggcgcgtggACTGCAGACGCCCAAGACACGGGGGAGAAAAAAACACTCGAGACGGTGGATGGAGGCGTTCGCGGCTACTACCGACTCGCGTGCCGCCTCGTCGACCAattcttcgcggcgctgtaCGCCAGGCTCCCCTCCCGACGAGGCTCCGAGCGCCGAGATGCGGCGCTCGGCGATGCTGGCCTGCTTGGGCAAGACTTTgaaggcgccggagaggACCGGACGGCGGACGCTCTAGCCAGGGCCGCGACTGCCtcaagcgaggcgacggaggcgcgcctcgtgcccgacgggcgcggcggcagaggctcATCTCAgcaagaggaggagcgagaaaaggagaggGCGCACAAGTTCCGGCGAACAACCATGAGGATCAAGAGAATCTGGGAGGCGTATAGGAATCAACTTTTCTCCGAGGAAGAACTGCCGCCGTTTGAGAGACTCGAAGTGCTGTGGAACGACCACGTTTCCCCTCTAGTTGAACTGCAAGAAGCCCAAGGCGTGCGCAACAGCCCTCACGCAGGAGCGAGTCCGTCACCGCCGTTGTCTGGCGACCAAGAGGGGTCGCGCACCGCCCTCGTCCTGCGGCTTCCTAGCCTCGTTTTCCACAGTGCGCTGGCGGACCACGAAGACCtagaggaggcagaggttGCGCTGAAATGGGCGACTCTGAAGGCCATGCTGCGTCTTTACGAGCTGCTTTGCCCCGACGCATACACGCTTGCCGGCGGCACGgacgtcgaggcgctgcggcgggccctgaagaaaaaaacggaTAAAATCGTCGAagccgagagacaggcgcacgCCAGAGGGGTGGCCGCCctcggcgaaggagcgcTGGACACCtccgaggaagacgaggcaaTTGCTGCAGCGACCACGCCGGCGGGTCTAG tctcgtctgcttctcttcgGCGCAAACGGTTGAAAGTCCTGGAGAGCTTGGAGGATCAAGAgaagcgagagcgcgagcggcagcagaaagcgagacTCGAGCAACCGCCTCTTgtggcttcttcgcctttcgACAGAGACCGACGcccagaagagaaggaacTCCTCTTCCCTTTTGAGTGGCTTGACGGCCCCTGGCTGGACTCtgtgctcgcgcgcgcgcaagaGAAACGCCTTCTGGGAAGCTGGCTAGGCGGTGCAGCTCGAAG ACACTCGGGGTCCGCGGACCTCTTCGAGCACTTGCTTCGATCCCAGGCGTCActgtcgcccgcggaggcgcttcgctTTGTCGCAGCTTTTCTGCGGCGCtatccgcggcgccctggaCTCTCAGAAgtgcaggcgacgacggcgcttCGGGCCTCGGAAGCCGAGGCGAGGGACCGCGAGCAAGAGCAaagtcgcggcggagagcgaggcgaccgcggccggGCGCCCTCCCGTGCGTCGaagcctccctcgccgcacgacgaagaagacggcgaaggagtTTTTCCCGTCCAGCAGAgagcgctcgcgggcgcgcttctagtcggcgccctcgacaGGGCCGCTGGCATCATCGAGCCGATCAGCAGCCGACTCCACGCGCAAATTGTTAGCGTCGGGAGGCAGCTCGTGcatctgcgcgagcgcgtcgaaGAGGGACGAGGCAAGAGCTTCCTGGATTTGCATCGGGAGGACCAGCAGAAGCGGGGGGACGAACGGAGgaaaaggcgacgcgcgcaggggctggaggcagacgaaaaacgcagcgcagagacagccgacGAGTTCCTCCTCCAGgctgaagaaaaacgagggGGAGACGGGTTCCTGGAGAGTCAGCAGAAGCTGCTCCTCCAACAGCTGGTGCGGCAGCAAGACGAGCAGTCCGAGCTTCTCAACCTGGTCGAACGGCAGCTGATTGCG GGTGTGTTTCTGTTCCTTGACGAGGCTGTGCGCTTTCTGCGGCCGTCGGAAACCTCGGCTGCGCTGGatctcgccgcgctctcctcgagTTACAGTCCAGAGGAGATGGAGAGGAGCAAATCGCGGAGTGGCGAGACGCTCAGAGGGGAGTCCAACCTGCTGCTCGACACAAACAGGGTTCTGCAGACGTTCGTGGAGACGCAGCTCTTCATTTACGATGTCTTCCGCTCGCTCCGTGTCGTTCTGCATcagcagaaagaggaggcgcaggccctcCAGAAATCTTTACACAGCGCAGGGGAACCGAGGCCCCAGGACGGAACAGAGCGTGAGGCGGCCAGTCGTGgagcgcgcgccctcgcagacgAGCCGGTTCGTCGTGTTCCCTTCCCTTCGCTAGCTTCGCTGCGCGGGAGAcaaggcgcggaagacgcaccTGGCGAATCCCCCGTCGAGGACGTCGACGGGGACGACAGTTCTCCAGAGGCGAATGGAGACTCGTCAACGCCATTGGGGGCCCAGTCTGCGGATGTTTCGTGGCCGCCTTCAGCCACTCTAGAGCCGAGCGAAGTCCCGCAGTTCGTTGAGAACCTGGTGGACTTCTACCGCCGAGAACTTTTTGACGACATGCTTCCTTCCGGGCTTCAGCTGCGACTCGCGTCGCATCTTCACGATATCTCCGCTGTCGCGTACCTGCCCACGCTGGCGCCGCGAATCCACCCCCTCGCGATTCCGGTGCACGCTGTCTCGGCGGCGATAGGCGAGACGGGCGGCAGGCCCTGGCACATGCAATGGATGGTGTACATCCATGAGGCTATTCGCGACCCGGCTTTGCTAGGCAAGTTCCACA TGGGGTGCAGAGTTAGCGACTTGTGGTCTGCGGTAGATTCAGTAGTCAGTTTTGCACCGCAGCCAGCAGGTTCCagtcgcgctcgcccccACGGGAGCACAGCAGCCTCCCCTTTCGGGTGTTTTCCTGCGCACGGTTTTCTGTCTTTCGGGCTCACTGTGTCTGCAGCCTACGCAGTGTTGACTGCCTTATTTGACATCTGGAAGCGGACGGCCCTcacgcctcgtcttccgttCGCCGCTCAAGGGGACCTCGGGGACGCGGGCGGGTCAAGCCCGTCGCTCggttctgcgtcgccgacaCCATcggtgtcgccgccgcccggtACTGGAGACTCAGGGACGACTACTGGAGGCTCGGGCCAGAGTCTTGAAGTCTCGCCTGAGATggccgaggcgcagcgaaaggccgcggctgccctcGAGGCTCGCGAGGTTGCCGCCGAGCGGCACATGCACCCCGTCGGCTGCTGTCAGGGCCTCCGCAAGTGGCTCTGGATTCGCCGCCTCAGCGAAGAGAACGGCTGGCCTTTCTACGTCAGCCTGTTTAGGAACGAGATGACTTCggacgtcgccgcgccggacAGTCAAGCCGAAGCCGTTGCGGCGCTGACCCCTTGGCTCAagcaagaagaggaggagctgctgctgcagggctGTGCGGACGAGCGGGAAAGGCAGGTCCTGAAAAAGACACTTCAG ccgcaggcggcgggcgcccctgctgcagcctcctctctcttcgcgcgcctcgtcgccaaCGGCTTGACTccagctcgcgcggcctgcgtttTCGCGGGACTCGTGCGACGTGCTTCTCatgctccctctctccctcacGTTTTCCCCGCAAGCCACGTCCCCCTCAACTACGACCCGCGGTCGCAGTGTCCCTACGGCGAGGCCGTGGAAACCGCCCGCAAGCTGCAGAAGGGCGTCGACTACGACGCCTCAGCGGCGTCAGACGagctctcgcggctgcgagcgGGGCCTGACCAAgatgacgaagaggaggagcagCGGTTCGGCAGGGACACCGGACCCACGACGGAGAAGACCCTGACGCCTGCTcaagccgcagccgccatgGCGCGCGCCGGAAACGGACAACAGGCTGCCAAAGCCGAGCGGCAGGGCATGTTCCCGGCGCTGTACAACCACTGGAGGGAGGGGAAAACGCTTTCGAGAGCTGCGGCGTATGCCTTGTGGGGCCGCGCGAGGTTtgaagcggctgcggccgccggagcGGCCGCAAGCGGGCCTGAAGTGTtgaacgaagaggagaggaaagcTGAAGGCGAGATCAGTCTGTGGCAGGTGAAAGCAAGCGAGAAACGGATAAAGGAT gctgcggaagcggcattccggctgcgccttcgcgaaGCGGCTACCAAGGGGCCTGTGCATTCCGACGAGTGCATTAATTCGCCTGCATTTCTCTGTCGGATCTCTCCGCCTGTGGGAGCCGTCGCCCCGTCAGAAAACGTGGACACGGAAGCTGGGAAGCAGCCCGAGCGCCAGCAATATTCTTCGCTCCTCCATAAGCATACAGCAGACTTCTTGACCGACATGGTCCTCGTAGATCACCAGTTAGagcacgcgcggcgcatgcgggcAATTCGGGCTCTAGCTGCGACACGCAGTGGGGGCGACTGCCCTGAAGTCTTTGAGCAGCTCATTGGAGACGCTGTGCAGCAAACCGGAGTTGACTCGCAGGTTCTGAGGAATAGCTTTGCCAAAGAAGACCTGGAACAGCTTTCGCTGGGGACTGAAGTCGAAAAGAGTGCCGCCAAGGAAGgcaagaagaggcttgacgACTGTCGGGCGGAGGTCGAAGCTGGGAGACAGCTCACGCGGCTGCACGGGCGTGAAAAAGAGGCAGCG GCGAAAGCGTTATTTCACTACTTCAATCTGAAGGCTTTCAACAGATCCCTACCCCCGGACACCCGGATACACTTTAGTGATGACCTGACGGAGCACTCCGAGGGCGTCACCCTGCATCCAACACTGAGCAACTACCAACTCAACATGTCCGACTTCAGAGAGCCACCGGCTATCAGA CTGGCGGGATCCATTCGGACCATTCCCGTTCTTGCTCACGCCCTGCTTCAGCAGTGTGTCCTTCTTGCGACTTACTGCTATGACGTTCCCTCAAAGCTTCAcctggcgcctccgccatcTGTAGCCCGTTACCTGTGGCAGTATCTCCCGCCTGGCAAAGCTCAGCAGAAGCACTTTGCTCCGCCGCCACCCTCAGGCTGCTTCGCGAACCCAACGCACCCGCATCTTCCGCCGTCTGGAAGAACTGGTTCTACTCGCGCTGTGACGCCACTGCCTGCATCGTTTTCGGACAAGCCTCCTTCGATCGCGTCACTCGTGAACTTTGCATCTCAAGTGCCTGCTCTCATGCAACAGCAGCAGAGCTTGGGGGCTGCGTGCAGAGAACTGGGTAACCCCGGTGATGCGAAGCACGATGATAGCCTTCAGAACCGGGTGATGGCGAAAGCcaaagaggcggcggcttctTTTTCCAGGATAGAGAAGGAGTTTGAGGAGGGGCAAGAAGATGCGCAAAGCCACAGGCTTCTCTATTCCCAGAAGGCGGGACCGCAGAGCGAGTCTGTGGgtcccggcggcgcggggaaCATCAGCcagcatgcagacgcagaaaaggaCATCTGCGTGGAAGCAGCGAACGCGGTCCGAGCAGCTGCCTCTGATCCGACAGGGACCtcgggagagggaggcggcgaggaaacTGGTGCCGACGCTGTCTTAGACGCAATCAAACAAGAGAAAGTGCAGGAACTGCAACAGAGCCTCATGAAGCTGGCACTCGATGAACGGTGGCCGTTTTATATCGAAGCTCCAGGGACTACCAAGCCAGCTGTGCAGCCAACCGCCGCTAGTGAAACGCATTCCACCGAGAGGATAGGCGGCCACCCACAGAGTCCGCCCGACTGGCAGCAGCTGCTAACTGCGGACGAAATGTTAAA AGTACTGAAGTATGCAGTGGTTGACAGAGAAGGTGTCGCCAGCCCGAGCTTGTACTCGGATCTTATCCTCTCCGGTGCGTGCTCGACCGACAGAGCCATGCAGATCATG GAGATGCAGATTGCGTTCAACGGACACCCACCCCGGTTTTCATTTCACGTCGCCGTCCCGCTGGCGCTCCGTGATACTCACCTACTACCAACGACAACTATGGTGCGAATGCCACGTATTTACAAGCCCCCATAG
- a CDS encoding putative protein c14orf29 (encoded by transcript BESB_037650) has translation MALFSRVSEQYGELVNFIIRPPRDDGYTERDLGPPTFALARKVFKRTDLELINRRNQRLQCSHYEPTDKYRVQEKLPCVVYLHGNCSSRVEALGTLPVLLPQDITVFAFDFSGSGKSEGNYVSLGWWEREDLDVVIEHLRATGRVSTIGLWGRSMGAVTALLHADRDPSIGGMVLDSPFSSLRRLAEELASVVVAWKLPRFVLNSLLGMVRTTIINKASFDINNLAPIDHVGHTFIPALFIVANEDTFILPSHGEELYSKYAGDRNILHVAGDHNSVRPRFLNDSAAIFFHTCLTVQALRAAGKDGEDRSIKCVSLSPFSLFPVDSSHGRGRRGDDTAADRRRERGGRTRRDSPRHDEFTDAGGRQTSLRSTESDSVLTEFERGGGVDSRRTSATHRNRSAPTDRAPSEKGFCEVSLLSQDSSLSSLGAGRLRSRQTSLSPRRARDDGRSFPLGRSGEECGSSASSSAAPWSCSRGRSGRSGSLFPVPRSLWHRHSSSSSTQLSEQGREKKELKSSKNAVRSVASAFRWVRSHEDPEARGDASGERRTGEKKKKGVLGLFESDRSARASRESDAETPKREDGQGGHDADRAGLRRARGEDARERDDLRASTQDCSDLPDGSEAPDADRRGYGLLNNGHGLNEMRRPEAAWGFYPDDHGALRFLAAGGNLEDEDEIVQRAVALSLEEYLASQRRSQSRSLSGEEGPGSSSSRFHASQSFNETEGDRSLSRPSSTGFGGERAARKPDPQPPRVGLQSGAEAAEAAEAAEAAEAAEAAEAAGGSQRHGEADSGKRRLFSFGASRGRNRDDGWSRSEGTRAQEGEAAERSGAGSAPERASGRAEAAVQRGDGARASSPVRLTPLVRSSEPHTQPPLSASAPSSSSSSPPCSAAGGTSPASLPPVPAVEAGAAPETATRASLGRSSFSRPVFSFSFSKKTASREKTNSRPGG, from the exons ATGGCGCTCTTCTCCAGG gtCAGCGAGCAATATGGCGAGCTGGTTAACTTCATCATCCGTCCCCCGCGAGATGACGGCTACACAGAGCGCGACCTCGGACCGCCCACCTTTGCGCTCGCACGGAAGGTGTTCAAACGCACAG ACCTGGAGCTCATCAACAGGCGAAATCAGCGCCTGCAGTGCAGCCACTACGAGCCGACTGACAA GTATCGCGTGCAAGAAAAGCTCCCGTGCGTGGTGTACCTCCACGGCAATTGCTCGTCGCGTGTTGAGGCGC TGGGAACGCTGCCGGTGTTGCTGCCGCAGGACATCACGGTCTTCGCGTTCGACTTTTCTGGGAGCGGCAAGTCAGAGGGAAACTATGTCTCGCTGG GTTGGTGGGAGCGCGAGGACTTGGACGTTGTGATTGAGCACTTGCGGGCGACTGGCCGTGTCTCGACTATCGGCCTGTGGGGCCGTTCCATGGGCGCGGTGACGGCTCTCTTGCATGCAGACCGCGACCCGTCCATCGGAGGAATG GTGCTCGACTCGCCGTTCTCgtcgctgcgtcggctggcggaggagctTGCAAGTGTCGTCGTGGCGTGGAAGCTGCCCCGTTTCGTTCTGAACTCGCTTCTCGGCATG GTCCGCACAACTATCATCAACAAGGCGTCGTTCGACATTAACAACCTCGCGCCGATTGATCACGTCGGTCACACCTTTATCCCAG CGCTATTTATCGTTGCGAACGAAGACACATTTATTCTGCCTTCTCATGGCGAGGAGCTTTACTCCAAGTACGCGGGCGACAGGAACATTTTGCACGTGGCGGGCGACCACAACAGCGTGCGGCCTCGCTTTCTGAACGACTCGGCGGCGATTTTTTTCCATACCTGCCTGACGgttcaggcgctgcgcgcggccggaAAAGATGGCGAGGACCGGTCCATCAAATGCGTCTCGCTTTCtcccttctcgctcttcccCGTGGACTCGAGTCAcgggcgcggcagacgaggcgacgacacggccgccgaccgcaggcgggagcgcggcggcagaacgCGCCGAGACAGTCCGCGCCACGACGAGTTCAcggacgccggcggcaggcaAACCTCCCTCCGGTCCACAGAGAGCGACTCCGTCCTCACAGAGTTCGAAAGAGGCGGTGGAGTCGAC AGTCGTCGGACCTCCGCGACGCACCGAAACcgctcggcgccgacggACCGAGCCCCCTCTGAGAAGGGCTTTT GTGAGGTCTCGCTGCTCTCTCAGGactcgtcgctgtcgtcgctggGAGCCGGGCGCCTCCGGTCCCGACAgacgtctctgtctccgcggcgcgcgcgggacgaTGGCCGAAGCTTTCCGCTcggaagaagcggcgaggagtgcgggtcctcggcctcgtcctccgcggcgccttggTCGTGCTCCCGCGGGCGCTCCGGCCGGTCTGGCTCGCTCTTTCCGGTTCCGCGGAGTCTGTGGCATCGGcactccagcagcagctcgaccCAGCTCTCGGAGCAGGGCAGGGAAAAGAAGGAGCTCAAGTCGAGCAAGAACGCcgtccgcagcgtcgccagcgccttccgctggGTGCGCAGCCACGAAGAccccgaggcccgcggcgacgcaagcggcgagcggcgcacgggggagaagaaaaagaagggcgTCTTGGGACTCTTTGAGAGCGACAGAAGTGCCAGAGCAAGCCGagaaagcgacgcggagacgccaaaGAGAGAGGATGGACAAGGCGGGCACGACGCAGATCGCGCAGGGttgcgccgagcgcgcggcgaggacgcgagagaaagagacgaccTCCGGGCTAGCACGCAGGACTGCAGCGACTTGCCCGACGGAAGCGAGGCCCCCGAtgcagacaggcgcggcTACGGTCTCCTGAACAATGGACACGGACTCAACGAGATGCGGCGACCCGAGGCAGCGTGGGGCTTCTACCCAGACGACCACGGAGCGCTGCGCTTCCTGGCGGCCGGTGGAAATTTAGAAGAC GAAGACGAGATCGTGCAGCGAGCGGTGGCGCTGTCTCTGGAGGAGTACCTTGCTTCACAGCGGCGGtcgcagagccgcagcctgagcggcgaggaggggccGGGGAGCTCCAGCAGCCGCTTCCACGCATCTCAGTCGTTCAACGAAACGGAGGGAGATAGGTCCCTCTCTCGGCCGTCGTCGACgggcttcggcggcgagcgcgccgcgcgcaagcCAGACCCGCAGCCCCCACGAGTCGgcctgcagagcggcgcagaggcggcagaggcggcagaggcggcagaggcggcagaggcggcagaggcggcagaggcggcaggcgggtCACAGAGGCACGGCGAGGCCGATTCGGGGAAGCGGCGCCTGTTTTCGTTCGgggcgtcgcgcgggcgaAACCGAGACGACGGGTGGTCTCGCTCAGaggggacgcgcgcgcaggaaggcgaggcagccgagcGGAGTGGGGCTGGCAGCGCcccagagagagcgagcgggcgcgcagaggcggccgtCCAACGAGGCGATGGCGCCAGAGCCTCGTCTCCGGTGCGCCTGACGCCGCTGGTGCGGTCTTCCgagccgcacacgcagccgcccctgtcggcctccgcgccgtcgtcttcgtcctcgtctccccCCTGTTCAGCGGCGGGGGGCACGAgccccgcgtcgctgccgccggtgCCCGCCGTAGAGGCCGGTGCGGCCCCCGAGACCGCGACCAGAGCCTCACTTGGGCGCTCGTCGTTCTCCCGCCccgtcttctctttttccttctcgaaGAAAACCGCCTCGCGGGAGAAAACGAACTCCCGCCCTGGCGGCTAG